In Deinococcus maricopensis DSM 21211, one genomic interval encodes:
- a CDS encoding right-handed parallel beta-helix repeat-containing protein gives MTSIAPDRAAPAARTTLAVVTTTALLSVGLVTAPHVDPPAHPSLAALASLAAPARTAPVNVRDYGARGDGTTDDTAALNRAAQAAAGRRDLLFPPGTYLTRGPVHLQNYHDQAILGDGATLKAGRGYARGNLDGMLHLTRPVNVTVRGLRIVGERDPRADPYHVNIDGVRVMNGRNVTVVGVTVVQAPTNGVAFIDCDGVTTRQSTFQSAGGAGGWASRTTNQRWQNNAFVGFGAPNGNPSGGLGLFATLGEYFLAEGNSFKNLANTATKTEGLSHVTYRANTVDVFGKDGIKIMPYGPTVTSVRDALIEGNTVRHRQPWAPDGSAYILLHSVIGAKVLNNTIEGSGGTPPVYEEDAIRVNAWAGGPGARDVLIEGNQARGTRRGLRIESDGIIVRNNTVMGAAPWARSGLIVGGHGLTVSGNTFDGPVIGVLIERGITRTRIDRNRFAHVGTGVYANENNTDTVVTQNQFADVETPVVGRVSQ, from the coding sequence ATGACCTCAATTGCCCCGGACCGCGCTGCCCCCGCCGCTCGCACGACCCTGGCGGTCGTCACCACGACCGCGCTCCTGAGTGTCGGCCTCGTGACCGCTCCGCACGTCGACCCGCCCGCCCACCCGAGCCTCGCGGCGCTGGCGAGCCTCGCCGCGCCCGCGCGCACCGCGCCCGTGAACGTCCGCGATTACGGCGCGCGCGGCGACGGCACCACCGACGACACCGCCGCCCTGAACCGCGCCGCGCAGGCCGCCGCGGGCCGCCGCGACCTGCTGTTCCCGCCGGGCACGTACCTGACCCGCGGGCCCGTGCACCTGCAGAACTACCACGATCAGGCGATCCTCGGGGACGGCGCGACCCTGAAGGCCGGACGCGGGTACGCGCGCGGGAACCTCGACGGGATGCTGCACCTCACCCGCCCCGTGAACGTCACTGTGCGGGGGCTGCGTATCGTCGGGGAACGCGACCCGCGCGCCGACCCGTACCACGTGAACATCGACGGTGTGCGCGTCATGAACGGCCGCAACGTCACCGTCGTGGGCGTCACGGTCGTGCAGGCCCCCACGAACGGCGTCGCATTCATCGACTGTGATGGCGTCACCACGCGGCAGTCCACCTTCCAGAGCGCCGGCGGTGCCGGCGGCTGGGCGTCCCGCACCACGAACCAGCGCTGGCAGAACAACGCGTTCGTGGGCTTCGGCGCGCCGAACGGCAACCCGTCCGGCGGCCTCGGGCTGTTCGCCACGCTCGGCGAGTACTTCCTCGCGGAGGGGAACAGCTTCAAGAACCTCGCGAACACCGCCACCAAAACCGAGGGCCTCAGCCACGTCACGTACCGCGCGAACACCGTGGACGTATTCGGCAAGGACGGCATCAAGATCATGCCGTACGGCCCGACCGTCACGAGCGTCCGCGACGCGCTCATCGAGGGGAACACCGTCCGGCACCGTCAGCCGTGGGCGCCGGACGGGTCCGCGTACATCCTGCTGCACTCCGTCATCGGCGCGAAGGTCCTGAACAACACCATTGAGGGCAGTGGCGGCACGCCGCCCGTGTACGAGGAGGACGCCATCCGCGTGAACGCCTGGGCGGGCGGCCCGGGCGCGCGTGACGTGCTGATCGAGGGCAACCAGGCGCGCGGCACGCGGCGCGGCCTGCGCATCGAGTCGGACGGCATCATCGTCCGCAACAACACGGTCATGGGCGCCGCCCCATGGGCGCGCAGCGGCCTGATTGTCGGCGGGCACGGCCTGACCGTCAGCGGAAACACCTTCGACGGCCCGGTGATCGGCGTGCTGATCGAGCGCGGCATCACCCGCACCCGCATTGACCGCAACCGTTTCGCGCACGTCGGGACCGGCGTGTACGCCAATGAGAACAACACGGACACGGTCGTCACGCAGAACCAGTTCGCGGACGTGGAAACGCCCGTGGTCGGGCGCGTCAGCCAGTAA
- the asnB gene encoding asparagine synthase (glutamine-hydrolyzing), translated as MALHHRGPDAQAQTRVGSAQLGHARLSIVDLASGAQPMTDTTGTVTIVFNGEIYNHLTLRRDLEARGQRFATRSDTEVILGLYLAHGVAGFARLRGMYAFAVHDARDGSTTVARDPFGIKPLFWTRTPRAVHFASELGALLHEAGVTPTLDLTSVLETLTHRYAFGTHTLYEGVHRLEPGTALVISAHAEVRHVRFTSLAEEVERHRAPGAPAPTDAEVRARFTDTVEHHTMADVPLGCFLSGGLDSSVVAQRLARTTSEPIRAYAVGFEGATSEASELPYARAVADVIGARLREVQVSAADFADLAPVLSGSLNGPLADPADIAMLKLSLAAGTEVKVVLSGEGGDEAFAGYPKYAADRYARILGPAMRSLAPRLGRRSRVGIAADALARAQRPDRWLRWFENDAAPVALMSTLMRGGAQPERARAWVEDRLRAYPRAWSDLQRMQVLDLESWLPNNLLHRGDYTTMQASIEQRVPLLDLELTPWAVALPDRVKLSGLRGKMPVRRAFASNLPRQVLTRPKSGFRLPLAEWLREDPTLRGMVHDHLLAPNAGLRAWLDRATLEGLLSPAALASTGGAKLAWTALCLELWLQAAHARAPQAAVPA; from the coding sequence ATGGCCCTGCATCACCGCGGCCCCGACGCGCAGGCGCAGACCCGTGTCGGCAGCGCGCAGCTCGGTCACGCGCGCCTCAGCATCGTGGACCTCGCCAGCGGCGCGCAGCCCATGACGGACACGACCGGCACCGTCACCATCGTGTTCAACGGCGAGATCTACAACCACCTCACCCTCCGCCGCGACCTGGAGGCGCGCGGTCAGCGCTTCGCCACGCGCAGTGACACCGAGGTGATTCTCGGCCTGTACCTCGCGCACGGCGTAGCCGGCTTCGCGCGCCTGCGCGGCATGTACGCCTTCGCCGTGCACGACGCCCGCGACGGCAGCACCACCGTCGCCCGCGACCCGTTCGGTATCAAGCCGCTGTTCTGGACGCGCACGCCGCGCGCCGTGCATTTCGCGTCCGAGCTGGGCGCGCTGCTGCACGAGGCGGGCGTCACGCCCACGCTCGACCTCACGTCCGTGCTGGAGACCCTCACGCACCGGTACGCGTTCGGAACGCACACGCTGTACGAGGGCGTGCACCGCCTGGAGCCCGGCACGGCCCTCGTGATCAGCGCGCACGCCGAGGTCCGCCATGTCCGCTTCACGAGCCTCGCGGAAGAGGTCGAGCGGCACCGCGCGCCCGGCGCGCCCGCCCCTACGGACGCCGAGGTGCGGGCGCGCTTCACGGACACCGTCGAGCACCACACCATGGCGGACGTGCCGCTCGGGTGCTTCCTGAGCGGCGGCCTGGATTCCAGCGTCGTCGCGCAGCGCCTCGCGCGCACGACGAGCGAACCGATCCGCGCGTACGCTGTCGGGTTCGAGGGCGCCACGTCCGAGGCGAGCGAACTGCCGTACGCGCGCGCCGTCGCGGACGTGATCGGCGCGCGCCTGCGCGAGGTGCAGGTGAGCGCCGCGGACTTCGCGGACCTCGCGCCCGTGCTGTCCGGCAGCCTGAACGGCCCGCTCGCCGACCCGGCCGACATCGCCATGCTCAAGCTGTCCCTCGCGGCCGGCACCGAGGTGAAGGTCGTCCTGTCCGGTGAGGGCGGCGACGAAGCCTTCGCCGGCTACCCGAAGTACGCCGCGGACCGCTACGCCCGCATTCTCGGGCCGGCCATGCGTTCGCTCGCGCCGCGCCTGGGGCGCCGCAGCCGCGTCGGCATCGCCGCTGACGCGCTCGCGCGGGCGCAACGCCCAGACCGCTGGCTCCGCTGGTTCGAGAACGACGCCGCCCCGGTCGCCCTCATGAGCACTCTCATGCGCGGCGGCGCGCAACCCGAACGCGCGCGCGCCTGGGTGGAGGACCGCCTGCGCGCCTACCCGCGCGCCTGGAGTGACCTGCAGCGCATGCAGGTCCTCGACCTCGAGTCGTGGCTGCCGAACAACCTCCTGCACCGCGGGGACTACACCACCATGCAGGCGTCCATCGAGCAGCGCGTGCCGCTGCTGGACCTGGAGCTCACGCCGTGGGCGGTGGCCCTGCCGGACCGCGTGAAACTCAGCGGCCTGCGCGGCAAGATGCCGGTGCGCCGCGCGTTCGCGTCCAACCTGCCCCGACAGGTCCTCACGCGCCCGAAGAGCGGCTTCCGCCTGCCGCTCGCCGAGTGGCTCCGCGAGGACCCGACCTTGCGCGGCATGGTGCACGATCACCTGCTCGCACCGAACGCCGGCCTGCGCGCGTGGCTGGACCGCGCCACCCTGGAGGGCCTGCTCAGCCCGGCCGCGCTCGCCAGCACCGGCGGCGCGAAGCTCGCGTGGACGGCGCTGTGCCTCGAGTTGTGGCTGCAGGCCGCGCACGCCCGCGCACCTCAGGCAGCGGTGCCCGCATGA
- a CDS encoding glycosyltransferase has product MTAPTCRVLAVLPALRPGGAEVQLAYLLRHLPRPQFDCELVTLFSAPHDDALNARLDLGDLRVHDLAVAPVTDGGHGLMHATRNLIRARARLAERIRAFQPHVVYSRLWYAGVTVGTLNRRRLPFAHVANEENTLDNLDDAGRLKRLLRRWVVAQADHWVAPTQGLHDQLVAGGAPLNRGHVIHNATPLPPPLPTRSARPGEPVRFAAMGRLVPAKGFARLLDIAARVKAEQVPFTIDVAGEGPERAALEARARALGVDDTVRFVGYVPDPIAFLSAHDAFLLTSHTEGFANVLVEAMACALPTVAFDIDFGPNELIVPEQTGALITDGDHGEYADAMLTLARDAQVRAAYGAAGRERAETLFSIPRMVSHFSEVFSGAVPRPRQQGGNVHVRHSWKRL; this is encoded by the coding sequence ATGACCGCCCCCACCTGCCGAGTCCTGGCAGTCCTGCCTGCCCTGCGCCCCGGCGGCGCAGAGGTGCAGCTTGCATACCTGCTGCGCCACCTCCCCCGCCCCCAGTTCGACTGCGAACTCGTCACACTATTCAGCGCCCCGCACGACGACGCCCTCAACGCCCGCCTGGACCTGGGCGACCTGCGCGTCCACGACCTCGCCGTTGCGCCCGTCACGGACGGCGGTCACGGCCTAATGCACGCCACCCGCAACCTTATCCGTGCACGCGCCCGGCTGGCGGAACGCATTCGCGCGTTCCAGCCGCACGTCGTGTACTCCCGCCTGTGGTACGCGGGCGTCACGGTCGGCACCCTGAACCGCCGCCGTCTGCCGTTCGCGCACGTCGCCAACGAGGAGAACACCCTCGACAACCTCGACGACGCCGGGCGACTCAAGCGCCTGCTGCGCCGCTGGGTGGTCGCGCAGGCTGACCATTGGGTGGCGCCCACGCAGGGCCTCCACGACCAGCTCGTCGCGGGCGGCGCGCCCCTGAACCGGGGGCACGTCATTCATAACGCCACGCCCCTGCCGCCCCCGCTGCCCACCCGCTCCGCGCGGCCCGGCGAGCCCGTGCGGTTCGCCGCGATGGGCCGCCTGGTGCCCGCCAAGGGATTCGCGCGGCTGCTGGACATCGCCGCGCGCGTCAAGGCCGAACAGGTGCCGTTCACCATCGACGTGGCCGGCGAGGGGCCGGAACGCGCCGCCCTTGAGGCGCGCGCCCGCGCGCTCGGCGTGGACGACACCGTCCGCTTCGTCGGGTACGTGCCCGACCCGATCGCGTTCTTGAGCGCGCACGACGCGTTCCTGCTCACCTCGCACACCGAAGGGTTCGCGAACGTGCTCGTGGAGGCGATGGCGTGCGCGCTGCCGACCGTCGCGTTCGACATTGATTTCGGCCCGAACGAGCTGATCGTCCCGGAGCAGACGGGCGCGCTCATCACGGACGGCGATCACGGCGAGTACGCGGACGCCATGCTCACGCTCGCCCGCGACGCGCAGGTGCGCGCCGCGTACGGCGCGGCGGGCCGCGAGCGCGCCGAGACGCTGTTCTCCATCCCGCGGATGGTTTCGCACTTCAGTGAAGTCTTTTCGGGCGCCGTGCCGCGCCCGCGTCAACAAGGAGGGAACGTCCATGTGCGGCATTCTTGGAAGCGTCTCTGA
- a CDS encoding glycosyltransferase family 4 protein, which translates to MTRPPGAVWVTTRARGGMAGYARALARTTLFRDWRVQHIVTHDDGSPAHRLAVFARGTAALLWRCLGDRPAVVHLHSAAYGSFARKGVLLWLTRGVLRVPTVLHLHAGEFETFYRESRLPVRAFIRATLRRADRVITLAPDLADAVRRTEPRARALVAQNGVAIAPAPRTMTGHAPQVLFLGVLIDRKDPVSLLRAWAAARRPGEARLVFAGDGPLRPDLERLARDLGVQDTVTFAGWVDADQAGALLDASDLLVLPSHHEGQPLSILEAMARGLAIIATRVGGIPDLIEDGVSGLLVPPGDPDRLCDALSALLAAPAARQPLGHAAYARARQQFDLQRTAATLDAVYRDVTATPAPRHPRAPQEPA; encoded by the coding sequence ATGACCCGTCCGCCCGGCGCGGTGTGGGTGACGACGCGCGCGCGCGGCGGCATGGCCGGGTACGCCCGCGCGCTCGCCCGCACCACCCTGTTCCGTGACTGGCGCGTGCAGCACATCGTCACGCACGACGACGGCAGCCCCGCGCACCGCCTCGCGGTGTTCGCGCGCGGCACCGCGGCGCTGCTGTGGCGCTGCCTCGGCGACCGTCCGGCCGTGGTGCACCTGCATTCCGCCGCGTACGGCAGCTTCGCGCGCAAGGGCGTGCTGCTGTGGCTCACGCGGGGCGTCCTGCGCGTCCCCACCGTCCTGCACCTCCACGCGGGCGAGTTCGAGACGTTCTACCGCGAGTCGCGCCTGCCCGTGCGCGCGTTCATTCGCGCCACGCTGCGCCGCGCGGACCGCGTGATCACGCTCGCGCCGGACCTCGCGGACGCCGTGCGCCGCACCGAGCCGCGCGCGCGCGCACTCGTCGCCCAGAACGGTGTGGCCATCGCGCCCGCGCCGCGCACCATGACGGGCCACGCCCCGCAGGTGCTGTTCCTGGGCGTGCTCATTGACCGCAAGGACCCCGTGAGCCTGCTGCGCGCCTGGGCGGCCGCCCGCCGACCCGGCGAGGCGCGGCTGGTGTTCGCCGGCGACGGCCCGCTCCGCCCGGACCTGGAACGCCTCGCGCGGGACCTGGGCGTGCAGGACACCGTCACGTTCGCCGGCTGGGTGGACGCCGACCAGGCAGGCGCCCTGCTGGACGCCTCGGACCTGCTCGTCCTCCCGTCGCATCATGAGGGGCAGCCGCTGTCCATCCTGGAGGCCATGGCGCGCGGCCTCGCCATCATCGCCACGCGCGTCGGCGGCATCCCCGACCTGATCGAGGACGGCGTGAGCGGCCTGCTCGTTCCCCCTGGTGATCCCGACCGCTTGTGCGACGCCCTCAGCGCCCTGCTCGCTGCGCCCGCCGCCCGCCAGCCGCTCGGGCACGCCGCGTACGCCCGCGCCCGCCAGCAGTTCGACCTGCAGCGCACGGCCGCCACGCTCGACGCCGTGTACCGCGACGTGACCGCCACCCCCGCGCCGCGCCACCCCCGCGCCCCCCAGGAGCCCGCATGA
- a CDS encoding carbohydrate-binding domain-containing protein — protein MPNRPSRRLPGRRVPHLALTLGVLLGACSQPPTPPTSSAAAQLEAEVGGFSAQQVLDPRRGARVIQDEDANGGQALVLLGTGDEVRFTVPRALRAGRYDVRVRARGEQYDGAPIVALSRGGTPLGTATLDNDSYAMRNFGAVDVQPGQTLTVTYLNDAHGGPGQDRNAVVDYLTLTPHGAANVPPSVTLRTATNGDVPAGNVFEPNHHVTLEARADDEDGRVDRVDFYDGDTLVGSDRTAPYTFVLSTERDVGLETKYPRTLTARAVDNDGASTTSNDVTVVVGPSSRPTLQPLRAVNFGGSATLVDGVFYDASPAGVTTNGDASANAADASLVPPIMTPGREALVRSAVSRRGPLDVRVNVPNGTYRVYLYVLADDRARAVDVLAEGRAVAHYTPNTPGRWDKLGPWEVAVRDGALNLTGTGAGAERFAALEVWRLPQAGDVRPVVHFTPPGDPVSEYPAGQPIPLTADASDPDGRVDRVVYYAYSLTGAPVAKIGEATTAPYRVTWSGAPSGLYEVVAQAIDKTGVASNVEKKLVSVQ, from the coding sequence ATGCCGAACCGCCCTTCCCGCCGCCTGCCCGGCCGGCGCGTCCCTCACCTTGCCCTGACCCTCGGCGTGCTGCTCGGCGCCTGCAGCCAGCCACCCACCCCGCCGACCAGCAGCGCCGCCGCGCAGTTGGAGGCCGAAGTGGGCGGATTCTCGGCGCAGCAGGTCCTGGACCCCCGCAGGGGCGCGCGCGTCATTCAGGATGAGGACGCGAATGGCGGGCAGGCGCTCGTGCTGCTCGGCACGGGCGACGAGGTGCGCTTCACGGTGCCGCGCGCGCTCCGCGCGGGGCGGTACGACGTGCGCGTCCGCGCGCGCGGCGAACAGTACGACGGCGCGCCCATCGTGGCGCTGTCGCGCGGCGGAACGCCGCTCGGCACGGCCACGCTCGACAATGACTCGTACGCCATGCGGAACTTCGGCGCGGTGGACGTGCAGCCCGGGCAGACCCTCACGGTCACGTACTTGAACGACGCGCACGGCGGCCCCGGTCAGGACCGCAACGCCGTCGTGGACTACCTGACGCTCACGCCGCACGGCGCCGCGAACGTACCGCCGAGCGTGACGCTGCGCACGGCAACGAACGGGGACGTGCCTGCCGGGAACGTCTTCGAACCGAACCACCACGTGACGCTCGAAGCGCGCGCCGACGACGAGGACGGCCGCGTGGACCGCGTGGACTTCTACGACGGCGACACGCTCGTCGGGTCGGACCGCACGGCGCCGTACACGTTTGTGCTCAGCACTGAACGGGACGTGGGGCTCGAAACGAAGTACCCGCGGACCCTCACGGCCCGCGCGGTGGACAACGACGGGGCGAGCACCACGTCGAACGACGTGACGGTGGTGGTCGGCCCGTCGAGCCGGCCGACGCTGCAGCCGCTGCGGGCCGTGAACTTCGGCGGGTCGGCCACCCTGGTGGACGGCGTGTTCTACGACGCGTCACCCGCCGGCGTCACCACGAACGGCGACGCGAGCGCGAACGCAGCAGACGCGTCGCTCGTGCCGCCTATCATGACGCCCGGGCGGGAAGCGCTGGTGCGCAGCGCGGTGTCGCGGCGCGGCCCGCTGGACGTGCGCGTGAACGTCCCGAACGGCACGTACCGCGTGTACCTGTACGTCCTCGCGGACGACCGGGCCCGGGCGGTAGACGTCCTCGCGGAGGGCCGCGCGGTCGCGCACTACACGCCGAACACGCCAGGCCGCTGGGACAAGCTCGGGCCGTGGGAGGTCGCCGTCCGCGACGGCGCGCTGAACCTGACCGGCACCGGTGCGGGCGCAGAGCGGTTCGCGGCGCTGGAGGTGTGGCGCCTCCCACAGGCGGGCGATGTGCGCCCGGTCGTGCACTTCACGCCGCCCGGCGACCCGGTGAGCGAGTACCCGGCGGGGCAGCCCATTCCGCTGACGGCAGACGCCAGTGACCCGGACGGACGCGTGGACCGCGTCGTGTACTACGCGTACTCCCTGACGGGCGCGCCCGTCGCGAAGATCGGGGAGGCGACGACCGCGCCGTACCGCGTGACGTGGTCAGGCGCGCCGAGCGGCCTGTACGAGGTGGTGGCGCAGGCGATCGACAAGACGGGCGTGGCGTCAAACGTCGAGAAGAAGCTGGTGTCCGTGCAGTAA
- a CDS encoding glycosyltransferase family 4 protein has product MTTPARPRALIIVENLPVPVDRRVWMEATTLQQAGYDVSVISPMGRGHDAAHEVLEGVHIYRHPLPPEGEGALTFVREYLTALWHETRLAWRVRRERGFDVIHACNPPDLLFLVAAPFKLLFGTRFIFDQHDAALEMYEAKFGRRDLPYHALKLAERLTYALADVVIATNESVRGLARTRGRKRDADIYTVRSGPRLDRFTPLPGGDVHRAGFQFLVGWVGVLGSQDGLDALLRIVRTVVQRGRTDIKFMIIGGGPSLEPLKALSRELQVDAYVEFTGMLTDQTDLIRRLSACDLCIATDPKTPYSDVSTMNKVLEYMALGKATLQFDLTEGRHSAGDAAEYATSGDEADFANRLLALLADPERRARMGRTGQARMRDALAWEHQAPTLLAAYARALRPARPAARTTRSSGEPV; this is encoded by the coding sequence ATGACCACCCCCGCACGCCCCCGCGCCCTGATCATCGTCGAGAACCTGCCTGTCCCCGTCGACCGCCGCGTCTGGATGGAAGCCACGACCCTGCAGCAGGCCGGGTACGACGTGAGCGTCATCAGCCCCATGGGCCGCGGCCACGACGCCGCGCATGAGGTGCTCGAAGGCGTCCACATCTACCGCCACCCCCTCCCGCCCGAAGGGGAGGGCGCCCTGACGTTCGTGCGCGAGTACCTCACGGCGCTGTGGCACGAGACGCGCCTCGCGTGGCGCGTGCGCCGCGAACGCGGCTTCGACGTCATCCACGCCTGCAACCCGCCAGACCTGCTGTTCCTCGTGGCCGCGCCGTTCAAGCTGCTGTTCGGCACGCGCTTCATCTTCGACCAGCACGACGCTGCCCTCGAGATGTACGAAGCGAAGTTCGGCCGCCGGGACCTCCCGTACCACGCGCTCAAACTCGCGGAGCGGCTCACGTACGCCCTCGCGGACGTCGTGATCGCCACGAACGAAAGCGTCCGCGGCCTCGCCCGCACGCGCGGCCGCAAACGCGACGCGGACATCTACACCGTTCGCAGCGGTCCGCGCCTGGACCGCTTCACGCCGCTGCCCGGTGGGGACGTGCACCGCGCCGGCTTCCAGTTCCTCGTCGGGTGGGTCGGCGTGCTCGGCTCGCAGGACGGCCTGGACGCCCTGCTGCGCATCGTCCGCACCGTCGTGCAGCGTGGACGCACCGACATCAAGTTCATGATCATCGGCGGGGGGCCATCCCTGGAACCCCTCAAGGCGCTCAGCCGCGAACTGCAGGTGGACGCGTACGTGGAATTCACCGGCATGCTCACCGACCAGACGGACCTGATCCGGCGCTTGAGCGCCTGCGACCTGTGCATCGCCACCGACCCGAAAACGCCGTACAGCGACGTCAGCACCATGAACAAGGTCCTGGAGTACATGGCGCTCGGCAAGGCCACCCTGCAGTTCGACCTCACCGAAGGCCGCCACTCCGCCGGCGACGCCGCCGAGTACGCCACCAGCGGCGACGAGGCGGACTTCGCGAATCGCCTGCTCGCGCTGCTCGCCGACCCGGAACGCCGCGCCCGCATGGGCCGCACCGGGCAGGCGCGCATGCGTGACGCGCTCGCCTGGGAGCACCAGGCGCCCACCCTGCTGGCCGCGTACGCGCGCGCCCTCCGGCCCGCCCGTCCTGCCGCCCGCACGACCCGTTCCTCTGGTGAGCCCGTATGA
- a CDS encoding UDP-glucose dehydrogenase family protein — MNITIVGTGYVGLGTAIMLAYLGYRVTGLDTDLQKIERLRAGDLPIYEPGLDELLRQAQGNLTWTTSYEESIPKADIIFICVGTPALPSGQPNLTYLESAARSVARNLDGKTQIIVNKSTVPIGTADWMTRILEEHAVHYHTNRYDIVSNPEFLREGTALSDSLYPDRIVLGGRPWAVARLHELYAPLIEQSFTPPPHVPRPSGYTRPAVVNTTLTSAEMIKYAANAFLALKISYANEMAGLCECVGADIEEVTGGIGLDARIGTRFLAAGAGWGGSCFGKDTSALVSTGEEYGYDMPILRAAIDVNRRQRTLVIEKLQRHLRLLKGKRVAVLGMAFKPNTDDLRDAPAHDFIARLASLGASVVAYDPVAMPRARQEWGHLQYSEARSASAALAGADAVIIATEWDEFRLLDWDAAVLTMRTRVVIDARNLLRMPLSVAATVEQIGKDAGPAPTMAQASA; from the coding sequence ATGAACATCACCATCGTCGGTACAGGGTACGTTGGACTCGGAACGGCCATCATGCTCGCCTACCTGGGCTACCGCGTGACTGGTCTCGACACTGACCTTCAAAAGATTGAGCGGCTGCGTGCCGGGGACCTACCCATCTATGAGCCGGGCCTGGACGAGCTGCTGCGGCAGGCGCAGGGCAACCTCACGTGGACGACCTCGTACGAGGAATCGATTCCAAAGGCGGACATCATCTTCATCTGCGTGGGCACGCCCGCGCTGCCGAGCGGCCAGCCGAACCTCACGTACCTGGAGAGCGCGGCGCGCAGCGTCGCGCGCAACCTGGACGGCAAGACGCAGATCATCGTGAACAAGAGCACGGTGCCGATCGGGACCGCCGACTGGATGACCCGCATCCTCGAAGAGCACGCGGTGCACTACCACACCAACCGCTACGACATCGTCTCGAACCCGGAGTTCCTGCGGGAGGGCACGGCGCTCAGCGACAGCCTGTACCCGGACCGCATCGTGCTCGGCGGGCGCCCGTGGGCCGTGGCGCGCCTGCATGAGCTGTACGCGCCGCTCATCGAGCAGTCATTCACGCCGCCTCCGCACGTGCCGCGCCCCAGCGGGTACACCCGGCCGGCGGTCGTGAACACGACGCTGACCAGCGCGGAAATGATCAAGTACGCTGCGAACGCGTTCCTGGCCCTGAAGATCAGTTACGCGAACGAGATGGCCGGCCTGTGCGAGTGCGTCGGTGCGGACATCGAGGAGGTGACGGGCGGCATCGGCCTGGACGCGCGCATCGGCACGCGCTTCCTCGCGGCGGGCGCCGGGTGGGGCGGCAGCTGCTTTGGGAAGGACACCAGCGCGCTCGTGAGCACCGGCGAGGAGTACGGGTACGACATGCCCATCCTGCGCGCCGCCATTGACGTGAACCGCCGTCAGCGCACCCTCGTCATCGAGAAGTTGCAGCGGCACCTGCGCCTGCTGAAGGGCAAGCGCGTGGCGGTGCTCGGTATGGCCTTCAAGCCGAACACCGACGACCTGCGGGACGCGCCCGCGCACGACTTCATCGCGCGCCTCGCCAGCTTGGGTGCGTCCGTCGTGGCGTACGATCCGGTCGCCATGCCGCGCGCCCGGCAGGAGTGGGGGCACCTGCAGTACAGCGAGGCGCGTTCGGCGAGCGCCGCCCTGGCCGGCGCGGACGCTGTGATCATCGCCACCGAGTGGGACGAGTTCCGCCTGCTCGACTGGGACGCGGCGGTGCTGACCATGCGCACCCGCGTCGTGATTGACGCGCGCAACCTGCTGCGCATGCCGTTGTCGGTGGCGGCCACCGTGGAGCAGATCGGCAAGGACGCCGGACCGGCACCCACCATGGCGCAGGCGAGCGCATGA